Genomic window (Gadus chalcogrammus isolate NIFS_2021 chromosome 3, NIFS_Gcha_1.0, whole genome shotgun sequence):
atttagcagacacttttatccgaaGTGACCATTTATTTTTACACGCAcaggcggagtcaaccatgtgacaggtgacagccagcctcgtcaggagcagtcttgctcagggacacctcggcactcctGGGATGGAAACCTTCTAGTCACAAGTGAACTCGCCACCTCAGTTTAGCTTCAATCATTCACTTCCCGCTCTGTAGAGATAGGTATCCCAATTGGACATGATTTAAACACAGTCCTTTTGTCCAAATTCACCCAAATCACAGATCCGTCGTGGTGGGTTTTCATGTAATACCAGTGTGACTGGAGCTTCACACCACTGGTTGGCTCAACAATCATGTGGAAACAATGAAGCCAAGCATGAGTCCTGCCACATTGTATGAACCCGGCTGCATTATGTTTAATCAATGCATACTTTTTCAATTGTATCACATATTTCAACTACGGCCTCTATTTTTAAggcttatttattattaacagACATAAATTGGATGGGGCCTAAAGAGATATACTATTTAGCAAGGAGCTCAGGTCAGGAGGTCaagctggtcctctggccaaaTAGGTTGCTTGGCTAAGGTGACCTGAAGCAACTGCAGATTGATACTGGtgtatagggcttgtacatcagaatgcatcatgggagtttgTGTTGGCAATACAGAGAGTAAAGAGAGGTTTACTGCTAAATCCTAAAATCAACATAATTATATAGTGCAACCTAGGCTTATCAAGAGAAACGCAGTGAAGTTTCAAAATCTGAAGTTTCAAAACTGTTTCAACGTCTTCCAAAGACGTCCATCAGTTCACGATTGATTCATAAACAATGACCATAACAACATTACTTCCAACAACTAACATTCCATTGCTGCTATGCTTCCGAAATGGCCGTGGTCACTGCAACGTGACCTTGCGATGGGCAAGCCCTCTGGAGGGTTTTATAGTTTAGTGTGCCATAACCTACATTGTGCCATAACctacaatataaaaataagcGGTGAGAAAGACATTTTGAAAATCACAAGCTGTTCTATCGGGAATACAACTATCAGGAAGTGGTATATAGCATCAAAACCACAGCCATTGCTCATATTTCTAAAACCAATTTGAATGTCAGGGATCAAAGAACAGGCCGCAGTAGGAGGGTCTATGAGCAGCGTTTAAAGGTCCTGCTTCCTCATGAAACTACTCTGGTCTCTTACCTGGAAGTCGTGGATGGCAACCTCCAAAACACTCTTCAGTGGCTTCAGCACACACTTGTGCATGGCTTTCTCCAGGATATGGTCTACAGGGAagcgcagacacaaacacaacacaagaacAGTTTCATTTCTCACGTGAGGAGggagcacagacacaaacacaacacaagaacAGTTTAATTTCTCACGTGAGGACGgatcacagacacaaacaccacaTAAAAAACAGTTTCATTTCTCACGTTTGGACGGATcgtagacacaaacacaacatacaaACAGGGTTTCATTATTCACAGTATGAATAACACAATCACAAAACCCAAAAGTGTCCCATTTCTAAATTATTCATCGTTCACTGAAAACTAAATCACTACTCAAAAGTGTTTGTTTCAGGCCGCATTCAGACCAGGTCAAACATCGCCAATTATATGGAAATTCATGAGAGTCGCGAGCTCAACCTTGACACTCCTATGACCATAAACCATCCTTCCCCGACAGACCTCTATAAGCTATCAGCCTATAACCCTGAGGTACCAGGAGTCCTTTAACACCGTGCTCATTATAACAGGGTCATGGCCAGGCCGGAGACCAAATGCAATGCTGGGCCTACGTAGCAGAGGCTACAGTGCTGTCCATTCATAAAGACCTCCGTCATCCACACGCCTCCATTGTGTTTCCATCAAACACCTCTTTATCCCCTCGCTTGGAATCCAACCCCTGTATTTTAAAAGGAGGACTGGGACACATCAACTTAAGAATAACTGTATTAAACTGTAATAACTTGTTTGCCCAGACATCAGGGCAGATACAGCCTGGATAAAGCCAGAATGATATATGATGACAATTATTCCTATACTCGATTTACCTTAAAGGCACATGGTGACAATGAGTTTACGTATCCACCACCTACGGGTTTACGAAACAGTCTTCTTCTGGCGTGCAATTCAACCCTATTTCTTCAGAACCCAGCCGGTGGAAGTGCAACATAGTGTCCGCATGAGAAACTGAACGTTTGACCAAACCGTTTCCTTATGGTCAGTGACCTACAGAGAGCAGATTGAGTTTGACCGCATAAAATAAATAGAGCGGGTCATTTGTTCTTCCTGGAACGGCTCTAACCCAGCCGGTCAACTGAGGCAGGACCTCTGGAGCACTTCAAGGCTAAGACTAACACACCTGACCTCCAGAACAAGAGGAAAACCATTGTTGTTCACAGTGGCAGGAGCCATGAGCAAACATGTGTCCATGCAGAGGGAAGTAAAACTGAGTTACTGCTAAAATTGACTCCACTAtcagagcgcacacacacacacacacacacacacacacacacacacacacacacacacacacacacacacacacacacacacacacacacacacacacacacacacacacgtatatacacacacacacacacacacacatatacacgcacacacacatacacacacatgtatacacacacacacacacacacacacacacacacacacacacacgtatacacacacacacacgtatatacacacaaacacacacacacacacgtatacacgcacacacgcacacacacacacacacacacacacacacacacacacacacacacacacacacacacacacacacacacacacacacacacacacacccttacctATAATTTCCTGTCTGCTTAAGGAGCTGGCGGCTTTCGTATTGTTTTCTGAGCGATGTTTGCTTTAACCTAGTTCTTggatatctataaatatataactaGACAATAACAAGCCCCCTCCCATATTGCCCGTCACTGTAAAGTAGGGTCAGGGGTAGAAAGTTCAACAGGGTATAACCAGTTCAAAAAGCATGTTGTTTAAACACAGCTTTGCAGCAATATCTTCGGCCCATCGCACATAAATGGTTgcgacacacacaacataatgaGTTTGACTCAAATACAAACCTGCAATTTACCCTAAAAATCGAAAGTAAATGgttcaccacacacagacacacactttataaTACACACTGGATACAAGAGATTGCATTGCATTGTGCCCACTGAGAATAGCAGTTTGGTAGAAGCCTTAGCAGAGcctgagcaacacacacacacacacgcacgcacgcacgcacgcacgcacgcacgcacgcacgcacgcacgcacgcacgcacgcacacacgcacgcacacacacacacacactatggtaTGCAGCAGTTCCAGTGACGTGTATATTTAACTAACAGAAATGAGCACTCTCCCTCGAGGGGTTTCTGGTAAACATTGAGTGCTAGTGGACGAGCAGGCACCACTTGTCCGTTCCTTTGAAGAATGACCTGGGGTGTTAGGGAGAGTGATTTCACCTAGCCTGTCTGTCTTCTCTGGCATTCACACACTGCAGTAAACCCTGAATACCGGCCGGCCTCGGTGGAATATGAACACGTAACCCTTGGTCACTGTGTGCCAAAGACCGAGGAAGCCTGAACAAAACCTACACACAACCTTTTCTCAGCGTCGGTCgctttatgccgcttttccaccgcacatgtagctcgactcgacacgacacgactcgacacgactcgacacggtagcagcgcgggtgcttttccaccgcaaatagtacctccgggacgtgggcggggtcgtctgcgcgaaagggccgtgacgtatttttgtacgcgactcaaacaacacctacgtaacccacacatggacagaacccacataacaacaatggagaacatcgatgcgatggtattcgtgttcgtattattagctggcatgttgaagaagtggaatatgttggctgcggcgctatggctgttctatcgttaccagcatggttgccatgtcgctctcgtgacttggtcacactctctggccaatcagtggccggccgtctgccgacgtcaccttttagcatcggctcagccgcttggaacctagagcgaggcggtactagaaaaagcagccacttgaggtactagatcgcggtggaaacgcaaaaaaggcgagctgagtcgagtcgagtcgagtcgtgtttagctggtaccatgcagtggaaaagcggcattagtgaACGATTCTGAAGATTCTCTTCATTCCACATGAAGAGGCTTCGGATGAAAAGGACGACTGCTTCATAAACAACGTTGTTGTGCGAACGCTCTTACGAAAGAGAATATTAGCACAAgacagtctgtgcatttccgtGGTCAGTGAGCTCACGGAAGATTTCAGAGAATGGATCATTTCTATGTGGCGGAACAAGGCTTTGCTGTTATTGTTTACAAAGGACAAGGGGACGCGAGCTAGATAGCTCTCGTTCCCTTGTCCTTTAGATATTCATGTGCGAGCTAGATATTCATGTCAAAACTCCTCTGAATCAAGCATCCATTTCAGCAAAGTGCTTCAGAGTCAGATAACAACCACTGCCATATAGTTACCAGCCGAGTAGTCTCCAGCATGCTGTGGTCTCATTAATGCCATGCACAGGCATGGGAGCAGTGATTGAATGTCAGTGGAATTCCAGCCGCTCAAACAAGAAACCAAAGCTTGGCACCCACTGCGTGTACACAATCTAAAAGTCTGCAGGATATCTGGCCATTCTTTCACCCGGACTAATATGAAAGTATTCCATCGGAAGACAAAAGTACTGTAGAGGCACTTTCTTCTATTACAATGGAAAAATTCGTCAGTGATGATTCACTCAAATGATTCAACCCATTCATGATCGAGATAAACATACATGTAGTACACCTTTTTTTTCTCCGAGCACTGTTTTTGGACGGTGACGAAAAACTATAAGCCAGCTGGCGTCCTACTCACCGATCTGGTCCTCAGGTATGAGGGACTCCAGGGGCGGGTCCAGCTCCGAGCTCTGCCGCAGGTAGGCCTTCATCTGGGTCATGAACTGCCGGATGGTCTGCAGGAAGTCTGTGGTCGTGGTGTGGCAGTGGCGGTTCTCCTGCACGAAGCACACGTAGTCCTGCACCAGGGAGCCGAAGTAGGAGCCCTTCTCCCGGGACAGCTCGGCGATCCTCTTGACGGCTCGTCGCTCCGGGGTCATGAGGGAGCCCAGGACGCCGCTCATCCGGCGGAACTTCCCCTTCAGGGCGCGGGGCAGGATGAAGGACCCCCCGCTCAGCCCCCGGCTCAGCCTCACCCCAACGTTCCTCCGGCGGGCGCTGaagggccgccgccgcccgttCTCCAGGTCGTTCTCCAGACCCACCCcgtagtcctcctcctcctcctcctcctcctcctcctcttcctcctcctcctcctcgctgctgtcctCGGCGAGGTCGCCGTGGCGACGCTGGCGGCGGgccggggcaggggggaggcccAGGGAGAAGCCGGGAGCCCGGGAGTACTCCAGGGAGTCGGAGGACGACGTGGACAGGCTCATGTCGCTGAGGCGCTGCCCCCCTCGGCCGTCGGCCGCGGCCACGCCGGGGGGGCCCCCGGCTCCTtcctccggggggggggcctcGGCGGGCGGGGGTTTGGCGCGCAGGATGGCCTGGGCGATGGTCTCGTCGTCCAGGGCGACGTGGCAGCGGTGGGACTCCAGGTCGGGCTTCTTGGAGggccggggcggcggggggTTCGACGCGgccggcagggggaggggggcgccgGCCGGCTTCTTGGCCGGGCTGCTGCTCTTGGCGCCCATGGACGGCGGTCGGGGAGCTTGACGCCGCACCGATGTGGgttgctgttgcctggcagccGCGGCAACAGGCTCTGGCATGCCCTTCGGCTTGGGGACGGACGCCGGGGGCGTGGCCGGCAGCGGAGGCGGCTCGGCCGGCGCGGGCGGGGGCTCGACCGGCACCAGCGCCGGCGGCGGGGGCGCgaccggcgggggcggggcttgcCGGCGGCTGGGCATGAAgcgcgggggcggggggcgcgGCGGGGGGGCGAGGCGGGGCTTGGCGTCGCCGGCGGCCTTCCCGGCGCGGCAGTGAGCGTCCTGGACGCGGGACGCGGCGGTCGACCCCGGGGGTCTCCTGGGGCTGGGCAGGGTGCGGGGGGTCTCGGGGTCacgggaggaggcggaggtagaggaggaggagcgggggggcggCTCCAGCTCTCcctggcggtggcggtgggccTGGAGGAAGAGCGGGTTGACGAAGCACAGGGCGGCGCCGGGCTGGCTCCGCGGGGACCCCGGGGAGGGGTGGGCGCGTAGGGTCGGGGGCGCGCTGGCGATGCCGCGGCCGGCCTGCCTGCCGCGGGCTCCTCCCCGGGACCCCCTGGGCGGCCCGCTGTCCGAGCGCTGGGGGCTGAGGGTGCGgctcagggggcgggggggcgagcAGGGCCGCTGGCGGCTGAGGGCAGAGTCCCAGaaacctggagagggagagaggaacgccGGGAGGGAATGATTAACCTCACGGCCCCCGACGCGCCCGCGCCCGCTACCGACGGCCACAAGAGGGAGTCGCCCCGCGGGAGGGGGCTCGGGTGTCGAGGGGGTCACACGAGAACCGCTCCGACAGGAGAGGAGGATCACAACACCGCAGTCGCACACACAAGAGGACACATGGAATCCGACGTGTTAAACAACACCTCTCAGGACTCTACTCACGGCGGCTCCGTTGGGATATGCCCTCGAGGTACAAGGTACGAGCGGTTTGAAATCCGTCTTCACACTCGTGTCGTTCTCCTGGGGCGTCTCTGCCGTACTCGCAGCTACTCGAGTCGTGCGAGTTTAGCCCTGTGTCTGTGCTCTGAGTCACTGGATaccaactcactcacacactcacacactcacacacacacccagcgaGTCAGAGAGGGGAGTCACCAATGTTAATCTCTTAGTGGGAGGgccccaagcacacacacacacacacacacacacacaaacacacacacacacagcagtcgcCCCACTGCCTTGTCCTGCTTTCCACTCCCATTTCCTGCTATGAATGCCCGGCCCCTTTCCACTCTGCTTCGGTTCCTCCTTCTGTTTTTTCACCCCAGTTCCAGCTCAAAATCCATGCTTCATGTTTGTTTTCCTCCTTTATCTGTCTTTCTTCTGCACTTTTAACAAAACTCCTGTCCGTCCCTTGGCTCGGCGGGATTCACACTCTCACTTCAACTGAATCCCTTAGTTTGCTCTACTCGACTGCTGCTACAACACAGGCGTCCCTCACTCAGCACACACCACTCAGGCTGAGAGATGCACTCATGTCACAAGAATAGAGCTGTCGAAACCTCTCCCTCGGGTAGTACCCTACCCTCGACCTACCAGGAAGCTGAATCATGGGTACAAGTGGCAAATAACAGCTTCCGAACTGCCATTCAATCACACTACTCAGATTTTCCGATATACTCGTCGGTAGGTGGGAAGCATTTGGTTTTTATGGGAAAATATGACTTGTAAAGTAAACCATTAAAACAGAAGGTAgcacaaagaaaataaacaaaacagtaTGTCAGCGTAAACATGCTTCTGGCCAATAAAGCTATTCTATAAATAAAAGCTAAGTATTTTTATTAGGTTTTCCTGCTCCATGCTGACTGAACACAAACTTAACCGCAGTTAGAGCCTGTAAAATGGGGGAGGGCTGGTTAGGgtggtagggggagagagagagagagagagagagagagagagagagagagagagagagagagagagagagagagagagagagagagagagagagagagagagagagagagagagagagagagacagacagacagacagacagacagacagacagacagacagacagacagacagacagacagacagacagacagagagagagagagagagagagagagagagagagagagagagagagagagagagagagagatctaatAATAAATCCAATCAAACTCAGATGGCTGTCACCATGAACGTATGGGGTCTGAATTACTGGGCAGGGATTCCTAAGCCTGAGAACACTCTGATCTCGGTATCTTGGGGCCTGAAAACATCTCGCGGTTTTATTCCCGTCCCACTGGAGGCCCTGTGGGGGCTCGAAGGTTGGGTTCCATCTATGGAACCGACCTTCCCATTCTTAAGCTCAGCGCCATCTACTGTCAACACAGGATGAGAAACCCCTCTT
Coding sequences:
- the LOC130380102 gene encoding ras and Rab interactor 2-like; translated protein: MASSTFPMGPLDRSGSFFKLIDAFASEIGELKQEMVRTPSAEEEKQPVAFQGLEGEVSGLYLQSRHCSHRAGGERDSGYDSLGRRMSVLARLTQTHPVWLLLALGEEEARRILLRQPAGVFLVTRSAALQRKVLSVRLEDEGSSPCIQDFPVKESQYTFSLEHSGISFADLFRLVAFYCVSRDILPFTLKLPESIASARSRKELEEVAQLGAGFWDSALSRQRPCSPPRPLSRTLSPQRSDSGPPRGSRGGARGRQAGRGIASAPPTLRAHPSPGSPRSQPGAALCFVNPLFLQAHRHRQGELEPPPRSSSSTSASSRDPETPRTLPSPRRPPGSTAASRVQDAHCRAGKAAGDAKPRLAPPPRPPPPRFMPSRRQAPPPPVAPPPPALVPVEPPPAPAEPPPLPATPPASVPKPKGMPEPVAAAARQQQPTSVRRQAPRPPSMGAKSSSPAKKPAGAPLPLPAASNPPPPRPSKKPDLESHRCHVALDDETIAQAILRAKPPPAEAPPPEEGAGGPPGVAAADGRGGQRLSDMSLSTSSSDSLEYSRAPGFSLGLPPAPARRQRRHGDLAEDSSEEEEEEEEEEEEEEEEDYGVGLENDLENGRRRPFSARRRNVGVRLSRGLSGGSFILPRALKGKFRRMSGVLGSLMTPERRAVKRIAELSREKGSYFGSLVQDYVCFVQENRHCHTTTTDFLQTIRQFMTQMKAYLRQSSELDPPLESLIPEDQIDHILEKAMHKCVLKPLKSVLEVAIHDFQVSSGAWQQLKENLALAKAKRPLELGVDGVVPPDPVAIEKIRHKFLTMRKMYSPEKKVSLLLRVCKLIYTIMQDNSGRMYGADDFLPMLTYVLAQCDLPQLDAEIQYMMELLDPALLHGEEGYYLTSAYGAMSLIKNFQEEQAARVLSSETRNTLHQWHRRRTTPRAAPSVDDFQNYLRIALQEADSGCTAKTLLVQPYTTTEEVCSLCAYKFKVADPENYALFLLTGDASQQLAADTHPQRIKSEIHSRPRAQTFNFAYRRVTANLNLRVPAHPHSVTCAS